From a region of the Pukyongiella litopenaei genome:
- the bhcD gene encoding iminosuccinate reductase BhcD — protein sequence MLIVPERDIADLMTREAAFDAVEQVFAAMASGDAYNFPVVREAIGHEDALYGFKGGFDRAGLTLGLKAGGYWPNNLEKRGLINHQSTVFLFDPDTGMVKAMVGGNLLTALRTAAASSVSIRHLARDDAKVIGMVGAGHQATFQLRAALEQRKFEKVIGWNYHPEMLPNIEKVAAEAGVPFEAVDLPGMQEADVIVSITSAFSPSLMADHVSPGCHVACMGTDTKGKQEVEAALLARATVFTDEVAQSVSIGEAQHAVAEGLIAQADIAQLGAVINGTNPGRVSADQITLFDGTGVGLQDLAVAASVVDLAVEKGIAIEVDF from the coding sequence ATGCTGATCGTACCTGAACGCGATATCGCCGACCTGATGACCCGCGAAGCGGCCTTTGATGCCGTCGAACAGGTCTTTGCCGCTATGGCATCCGGCGATGCCTACAATTTCCCCGTGGTTCGCGAAGCGATCGGCCATGAAGACGCTCTCTACGGCTTCAAGGGCGGGTTCGACCGGGCCGGTCTGACCCTGGGCCTGAAGGCGGGCGGCTACTGGCCGAACAATCTCGAAAAGCGCGGGTTGATCAATCACCAGTCCACCGTGTTCCTGTTCGATCCCGACACCGGCATGGTCAAGGCGATGGTCGGGGGCAACCTCCTGACCGCTCTGCGAACGGCGGCGGCCTCGTCGGTATCGATCCGGCATCTTGCCCGCGACGACGCGAAAGTCATCGGCATGGTCGGCGCGGGCCACCAGGCGACGTTCCAGCTGCGCGCCGCGCTGGAGCAGCGCAAGTTCGAAAAGGTGATCGGCTGGAACTACCACCCCGAGATGCTGCCGAATATCGAAAAGGTCGCCGCCGAGGCCGGCGTGCCGTTCGAGGCCGTCGATCTGCCCGGGATGCAAGAGGCCGACGTGATCGTCTCGATCACCTCCGCCTTCTCGCCGTCGCTGATGGCCGATCATGTCAGCCCCGGTTGCCACGTTGCCTGCATGGGCACCGACACCAAGGGCAAACAGGAGGTCGAAGCCGCGCTTCTGGCGCGCGCCACCGTCTTTACCGACGAGGTCGCTCAATCCGTCAGCATCGGCGAAGCCCAGCACGCGGTTGCCGAAGGGCTGATAGCGCAGGCCGATATCGCCCAGCTCGGTGCGGTCATCAACGGGACCAACCCGGGCCGCGTCTCGGCCGACCAGATCACCCTGTTCGACGGCACCGGCGTGGGACTTCAGGACCTGGCGGTCGCGGCGTCGGTGGTCGATCTGGCGGTCGAAAAAGGCATCGCCATCGAGGTGGATTTCTGA